The Kribbella amoyensis genomic sequence CGATCCCAGGCTTCGGGGTAGATCGCCCCGACGGTCTCGGTGATCCACTCGACCTGGAAGCGATCGGTCGTCGTGACAGCCATCAAGACGACGGCGGTGACGCGGTTCGGATGCGCCTGGGCGTAGGCGAGTGCGAGCGTCGATCCCCAGGAGACGCCGTTGACCAGCCAGCGTTCGACGCCCAGGTGTTCGCGGAGTCTCTCGAGGTCGTCGATGAGTAAGCTGGTCGTGTTCTCACCGAGGTCATAGCCGGGCGCCGTCACCCGTGGCGTCGAGCGGCCGCAGCCACGCTGGTCGAGACCGATGATCCGGAACCTGGCCGGATCGAACTTGGTCCGATAGCTGCCTTTGTTCAGCGAACCACCGGGTCCGCCGTGCAGATACAGAGCGGGGATCCCGTCAGGGTTGCCGGACTCCTCCCAGTAGATCTGATGCACGCCACCAACCGGCAGCATTCCTGACGCCCGTACCGGCGCCTTCTCGAACAGTTCCACGCCGCCATTCTCTCGGAGGGCCAGGCGAATTTGGTTGCACGGGGGAGAGGGGGTCTGGGACTGTTGCCGACCATGAGGTTGCTTCTGATCATCGGACCACCGGCTGTCGGCAAGATGACGGTGGGCCGGGAGATCGCGGCGCGGAGTGAGTTCAGGTTGTTCCACAATCACCACACCATCGAGCCGTTGGTCGAGGTCTTCGGCCATGGCACCGCGCCGTTCAACGTGCTGAACATCGAGTTCCGCCGGCGAGTGATCGAAGAAGCCGCACGCAACCAGCTGGATCTGATCTTCACCTTCGTCTGGGACCTGCGGGACCCGGCTGACACTGCCTACGTCGAAGAGCTCGTCGCGCCGTACGAGGAGGCCGGTGGTGAGGTTTGGGTGCTCGAGTTGGTAGCTGACCTCGATACGCGTCTCCTGCGCAACCGGGGCGAAACCCGGCTGGCCGCCAAGCCGACCAAGCGGAACGTGGAATGGTCCGATGGCAACCTTCGTCAGGCGGAGCAGTATCAAATGACCACGGATCCGAGCGGGGCCACGCCGACTCCGGCCGACGGCTTCCTGACCCGGAAACGACATCTTCGCCTGGACACCCGAGATCTGCCTGCCGCCGAGGTCGCCCAGATCGCCCTCGACTGGCTCGACCAGCAAGCTGACGAACCAGGTGGCCGGCGACCCGTCGAGACCGCTTAGACCTGGATGCCGCAAGCGCGGGGGAGGACCGGTCAGCCGTTCTGAGGAGTACCGCGATCACCCGATCAACACCGTTCGTCGATGAGCCTGCTGCCGATCCGGCGCTGCTGAGGACGCTGACGGCCGCTGGCCTGCCGGCGACCGGGAGCTTTCGTTCAAAGGCCGGCTGGGTCAGCCGCGTGTGGGTCGGCGACGACTACGTCGTACGACTGAGCAGCGGACAGTACCGCGACGCATATCGTCATGAGGCTGGAGTCGTTGACCTGCTTGCCGGCAGCGAGGTCCCCCACGCCCGGCACCTCGCCCACGGCGACGGTCCGGACGGGCCGTGGTACATCTCCGAACGCCTGCCCGGCCGCTCTCTGCACGAAGCGTGGCCGACGGCTGACTCGCACACGCGCCAGGCAATCATCGAAAGCCTCGGCGCCGCGTTGCGCGCACTTCACCGCGTTCCTGTCCCGGCCGACCTGCTGCCGCCTTGGCTGGCTGATGCGCTCGCCGACGCGCTGACCGGCAAGCCATGGCCCGCGTTCCACCCGCCCGTGGTGAGCGCGGCGCTCCAGCAGGTCGAGGCTGCCCGGCGACTGCCCGGTCATGACTCGCGCCTGCTGGCGGAGGTTGCGGAGTGGATCCAGGAGCGGCTGGGGTTGTTCGTTGCCGACGGCCCCGTCCTCGTCCACGGTGATCTCCATGGTTCCAACGTGATCGTCGACCAAGGACGCGTCACCGGCCTGATCGACTTCGCGGAGGCGTTGGCCCAGCCGGCGGATGCCGAGCTCGATACCATCCTGCGCTGGTGCGCGAGGGCGGGAGAGTACCCGCCCGTGCCCGACGGACGAGGGCTCGACGAGACCACACTCACAGAGGTCCCCAGATGGCTGCACGGCGCCTATCCAGAGCTGTTCGAGCGCGAGCAGCTGCGCGAGCGGTTGAACTTCTACGACATGTACATGGAGCTCGCGCTCTACGCACACCACCTACAGGCTGGCGTCCGCAAAGCGGCGCAGGACCGCATCGCCCGTCTGCTGCACGGCCAGAACCATCTCGCTGGACTCGTCTGGTGAGTGGTCGTCGGGCCGCGGCCCTCCGTTGGTTGGCACCCTGCGAGAGCGGACGTCGAGGGGGCGGCGTTGAGCCCGTTCTGTCGTTCACCGATCATCAACCTCATGGAGGACCAGGTGGCGCCGCAGTCGGCCGAGGGTGAGGCGAAGGTCATCACGCTCTGCGGCTCGACCAGGTTCGAGGCTGAGTTCGCGGAGGTCAACCAGCGGCTCACGATGGAGGGTTACGTCGTGATCAGCCTCGGAATGTTCAGCCTCCCCGATCTGCCGGGCTACGACTGGACCGCCGATGACTCGGACCTGAAGGGGCGGCTCGGCGGCGTGCACTTCCAGAAGATTCGCATGGCCGATGAGCTGTACATCGTGGATCCCGGCGGCTATCTAGGTGAGTCGACCCGACGGGAGATTGCCTACGCGGAGTCGCTCGGCAAGCCGGTTCGGTATCTGAGTCGCGAGCGCTTGGATCAACTGGCGGACGGCCACCAAGAGGTCGAGGGGAACTCGGTAACTCATACTGCCGGCGCGATCGGGGGTGACTCGAGCCGTCCATGGCAGACGCTCGCGTCGGGCTTCGAGCAGGCCCGCGCCCGCGAGGACTCGCTCGATCGACTCGTCGAGTGGCCTGCGCAGCGCACCCTCCTCGGTGACGTCACCGGACTCGCCGTCCTGGACGCCGGCTGCGGCAACGGTGCCAAGCTCGCGCAGTTGGCCGGCGACGGGGCCGCCGCGTCGGTGGGCGTCGACATCAGTGGGAACTTCATCAAGCCGCCGCCGGGCGTCGAACTCATCGAGGGTGATCTCTCCGATCTGGCGGCGGTGCCGGGGCTCGCGAGCCGGCGATTCGACCGGATCCTGTTCCTGCAGTCCTTCGGGTACGCCGCGGACGGGGTCAAGGCCTTGCAGACCGCGCGAGAGATGTTGACCGAGGACGGCTACATCTTGCTCACCCGTACCCAGCCGATCCGGTACGCGATCGAGCGAGCCGAGCAGAAGGGGACGTCGCTGGGGGAGGAGTACTTCGCCACCGAGTCCTTCGCCTACCGTCACCGCAACTGGAACGAGCAGGTCACCCTCACCAAGCGGCCGTACACGATGTCGGACCTGCTCAACACCTTCAGTGCGG encodes the following:
- the pip gene encoding prolyl aminopeptidase yields the protein MAEDLDQRLDGVVIVEQPELTPRRDLPAHRHLADSRWSDDQKQPHGRQQSQTPSPPCNQIRLALRENGGVELFEKAPVRASGMLPVGGVHQIYWEESGNPDGIPALYLHGGPGGSLNKGSYRTKFDPARFRIIGLDQRGCGRSTPRVTAPGYDLGENTTSLLIDDLERLREHLGVERWLVNGVSWGSTLALAYAQAHPNRVTAVVLMAVTTTDRFQVEWITETVGAIYPEAWDRVAGHAERAGVGYRRGEGRLIEAYARLMTHPDPAVRDAASYAWTAWEDSHVSIGNDAPPGGGHRDDTDHRHVFATLVTHYWAHDAFLNPPILDRMDRVRHIPATLIHGRRDVSGPAVVPWRLHQKWPGSELIVVENEGHGGPTMVEAWCLANTRHADRLEREPPATRRSN
- a CDS encoding phosphotransferase family protein; translation: MWVGDDYVVRLSSGQYRDAYRHEAGVVDLLAGSEVPHARHLAHGDGPDGPWYISERLPGRSLHEAWPTADSHTRQAIIESLGAALRALHRVPVPADLLPPWLADALADALTGKPWPAFHPPVVSAALQQVEAARRLPGHDSRLLAEVAEWIQERLGLFVADGPVLVHGDLHGSNVIVDQGRVTGLIDFAEALAQPADAELDTILRWCARAGEYPPVPDGRGLDETTLTEVPRWLHGAYPELFEREQLRERLNFYDMYMELALYAHHLQAGVRKAAQDRIARLLHGQNHLAGLVW
- a CDS encoding class I SAM-dependent methyltransferase codes for the protein MVVGPRPSVGWHPARADVEGAALSPFCRSPIINLMEDQVAPQSAEGEAKVITLCGSTRFEAEFAEVNQRLTMEGYVVISLGMFSLPDLPGYDWTADDSDLKGRLGGVHFQKIRMADELYIVDPGGYLGESTRREIAYAESLGKPVRYLSRERLDQLADGHQEVEGNSVTHTAGAIGGDSSRPWQTLASGFEQARAREDSLDRLVEWPAQRTLLGDVTGLAVLDAGCGNGAKLAQLAGDGAAASVGVDISGNFIKPPPGVELIEGDLSDLAAVPGLASRRFDRILFLQSFGYAADGVKALQTAREMLTEDGYILLTRTQPIRYAIERAEQKGTSLGEEYFATESFAYRHRNWNEQVTLTKRPYTMSDLLNTFSAAGLWIEAVVEPQLSAEAAERYPHKQAVMNKYLGILMFKLRPLPGQPTYSSGARVDTALADPAGGRPTGVMPVAEALPNHRGDEAF